Proteins encoded within one genomic window of Arachis ipaensis cultivar K30076 chromosome B08, Araip1.1, whole genome shotgun sequence:
- the LOC110265700 gene encoding protein FAR1-RELATED SEQUENCE 5-like, producing MQHDYDCFGDVLAFDSTYRKNLYNRPLVIISGTNHHRQTIIFGFGLLEDEKIPSYKWLLRSFLDVMRQKEPMVVVTDGDKSMKKAIRSEFPNATHRPCSWHLAWNVVSNIKDANFCSAFKTAVYGNFVVEEFENYWAEMVESFGLENNDWIEKTYEKRAQWANAYLCDKFCARVRTTLRCEGINSSLKKFIRSGNCLLELVENLDRVVKDYQNNEFMADFKCLYSEPVMTTGLESIEKAVSKVYTREIFFEVKKQIESVAALLVLHHETYGTIQKFMLRKFRRPLRVYTILYNSSSKNYECSCKLWNSLGVPCSHIFCAMKELEIEALPRRLVLRRSCKDAKTLEKVGAVPMADPEKAFRERYGSMWSACMSMCYIAA from the coding sequence CCTTTGGTGATTATTTCAGGTACTAACCATCATAGACAAACCATTATATTTGGGTTTGggttgcttgaggatgagaagATTCCTTCTTATAAATGGTTGCTAAGGAGTTTTTTGGATGTAATGAGGCAAAAGGAGCCGATGGTTGTGGTTACTGATGGAGACAAATCAATGAAGAAGGCTATCCGGAGCGAGTTTCCTAATGCAACACACAGACCATGTAGTTGGCATCTTGCTTGGAATGTTGTCTCTAATATTAAGGATGCTAATTTCTGTAGTGCATTCAAGACTGCGGTGTATGGAAACTTTGTGGTTGAAGAGTTTGAGAACTATTGGGCGGAGATGGTTGAGAGCTTTGGTTTAGAGAATAATGATTGGATTGAAAAAACATACGAGAAGAGGGCGCAATGGGCGAACGCCTATCTGTGTGATAAGTTTTGTGCTAGAGTTAGAACAACATTGAGATGTGAGGGAATCAATTCATCCCTCAAGAAGTTTATTAGATCTGGAAATTGTCTACTTGAGCTCGTGGAGAACCTGGATCGTGTGGTGAAGGATTATCAGAATAATGAGTTCATGGCCGACTTCAAATGCTTGTATTCGGAACCGGTGATGACAACAGGGTTGGAAAGTATTGAGAAGGCTGTAAGCAAGGTGTATACGCGAGAAATATTCTTTGAGGTTAAGAAACAAATAGAGTCAGTTGCTGCATTGCTCGTGCTTCATCATGAGACTTATGGTACCATTCAAAAGTTCATGCTAAGGAAGTTCCGAAGGCCCCTTCGAGTTTATACTATTTTATACAATAGCAGTTCCAAAAATTATGAGTGCTCGTGCAAGTTGTGGAACAGTCTAGGGGTCCCTTGTAGTCATATATTTTGTGCGATGAAGGAACTTGAGATAGAGGCATTGCCAAGGCGATTAGTGCTTCGCAGGTCGTGTAAAGATGCAAAAACATTGGAGAAAGTTGGTGCGGTTCCAATGGCCGATCCGGAAAAGGCGTTTCGGGAACGTTATGGGTCCATGTGGAGTGCATGTATGTCTATGTGCTATATAGCCGCTTAG
- the LOC107613730 gene encoding actin-related protein 7, translating into MEAAVIDAGSMLLKAGFAVPDQPPALIIPTQMKRMLDDGSGNDNPAVDDFAVDPVVRGFVSDWDAMEDLLHYVLYTGLGWEMGNEGQILFTDPLCTPKANKEQLVQLMFETFNISGFYASEQAVLSLYAVGRISGCTVDIGHGKIDIAPVIEGAVNHIASRRFEFGGTDLTNFLAQELGKSNPLVNISLSDVEKIKQQYSCCAEDELAYQKTRNSCPEEKHTLPDGQVITIGRERYTVGEALFQPCLLGLEAHGIVDQLVRTISTVSSDNHRQLLENTVVCGGTSSMTGFEERFQKESSLSSSAIRPMLVKPPEYMPENLTMYSAWVGGAILAKVVFPQNQHVTKADYDETGPSVVHRKCF; encoded by the exons ATGGAGGCCGCAGTGATCGATGCCGGCTCAATGCTCCTCAAGGCCGGTTTCGCAGTTCCCGATCAACCTCCTGCATTG ATAATTCCCACACAGATGAAGCGAATGCTTGATGATGGGTCAGGAAATGATAATCCAGCAGTAGATGACTTTGCGGTTGATCCAGTGGTGAGAGGTTTTGTAAGTGATTGGGATGCCATGGAGGATTTGTTGCATTATGTACTGTACACTGGGCTTGGATGGGAAATGGGAAATGAAGGCCAGATACTATTTACGGATCCACTTTGTACCCCAAAG GCTAACAAAGAACAGTTAGTGCAACTAATGTTTGAAACATTCAACATATCAGGGTTTTATGCATCGGAACAGGCAGTGTTGTCGCTATATGCTGTGGGACGTATCTCTGGATGCACAGTTGATATTGGTCATGGAAAAATAG ATATTGCACCAGTAATTGAAGGTGCTGTTAACCACATTGCCTCAAGAAGATTTGAGTTTGGAGGTACTGATCTAACCAATTTCCTGGCACAAGAACTTGGCAAATCCAATCCACTAGTCAATATCAGCTTGTCTGATGTTGAGAAAATAAAACAACAATACTCGTGTTGTGCTGAAGATGAATTAGCTTATCAGAAGACCCGGAATTCTTGCCCTGAGGAGAAACATACCCTTCCTGATGGACAG GTGATAACAATTGGAAGAGAAAGATATACTGTTGGTGAAGCTTTATTCCAGCCATGTCTATTGGGTTTGGAGGCTCATGGCATTGTTGACCAGCTTGTTCGAACTATTTCAACTGTGTCATCTGATAATCATCGGCAACTCCTGGAAAATACTGTGGTCTGTGGTGGCACTTCTTCTATGACTG GGTTTGAAGAGAGATTTCAGAAGGAATCTAGCTTGAGTTCATCTGCTATTCGACCTATGCTGGTTAAG CCTCCGGAATACATGCCAGAAAATTTAACCATGTATTCTGCATGGGTGGGAGGGGCCATACTAGCCAAAGTAGTTTTTCCACAAAATCAGCATGTAACTAAGGCAGACTATGACGAAACTGGACCTTCGGTGGTTCATCGGAAATGCTTCTAA